From Streptomyces sp. NBC_01551:
ATCGCCTTCCACACGCGGGTCCGCCTCGACGACGTCTACCGCGAGGGCATGACCGAGGTCAGCGCCGCCGACTTCGCCTCCGCCAAGCGGATGGGCTGCACCATCAAGCTCCTCGCCATCCTGGAGCGCGCCGCCGACGGCGAGTCGGTCACCGCCCGCGTGCACCCGGCGATGATTCCGCTGACCCACCCGCTCGCCTCCGTCCGCGAGGCGTACAACGCCGTCTTCGTCGAGGCGGAAGCCGCCGGGCGGCTCATGTTCTACGGCCCGGGCGCGGGCGGTTCGCCGACCGCCTCCGCGGTCCTCGGCGACCTCGTCGCCGTCTGCCGCAACAAGCTCGCCGAGGCAACGGGGCCCGGCGAGTCGGCGTACACCCAGCTGCCGGTCAGCCCGATGGGCGACGTCGTCACCCGGTACCACATCAGCCTCGATGTGGCCGACAAGCCGGGCGTCCTCGCCCAGGTGGCGACCACGTTCGCGGAGCACGGCGTGTCGATCGACACCGTCCGCCAGCAGGGCAAGGACGGCGAGGCCTCCCTCGTCGTCGTCACTCACCGCGCGCCCGACGCCGCCCTCTCCGGGACCGTCGACGCGCTGCGGAAGCTGGACACCGTCCGCGGTGTCGCCAGCATCATGCGTGTTGAAGGGGAGTAAAGGACCCATGAGCAGCAATCGCACCCACCAGTGGCGCGGCATCATCGAGGAGTACCGGGACCGGCTGCCGGTGACGGACACGACTCCGGTGGTCACGCTCCGTGAGGGCGGTACTCCCCTCGTCCCGGCCCAGGTGCTCTCCGAGCGCACCGGCTGCGAGGTGCACCTCAAGGTCGAGGGCGCGAACCCCACCGGGTCCTTCAAGGACCGCGGCATGACCATGGCGATCACCAAGGCCAAGGAGGACGGCGCCAAGGCCGTCATCTGCGCCTCCACCGGCAACACCTCGGCCTCCGCCGCCGCTTACGCGGTGCGCGCCGGCATGGTCTGCGCGGTGCTCGTGCCGCGCGGCAAGATCGCGCTCGGCAAGATGGGCCAGGCCCTGGTCCACGGCGCCAAGATCCTGCAGGTGGACGGCAACTTCGACGACTGCCTCGACCTCGCCCGCGCGCTGTCGGACAACTACCCGGTCGCGCTGGTCAATTCCGTCAACCCGGTCCGCATCGAGGGTCAGAAGACGGCCGCGTTCGAGATCGTCGACGCGCTCGGCGACGCCCCCGACATCCACGTGCTGCCCGTCGGCAACGCCGGCAACATCACCGCGTACTGGAAGGGCTTCAAGGAGTACAAGGCCGATGGCCTGGCCTCCCGTACGCCCCGCGTGTGGGGCTTCCAGGCCTCCGGTTCCGCGCCCATCGTGCGCGGCGAGGTCGTCAAGGAGCCGCACACCATCGCCACCGCGATCCGGATCGGCAACCCGGCCTCCTGGGACTACGCACTGGCCGCGCGGGACGAGTCGGGAGGGTTCATCGACGAGGTGACGGACCGGCAGATCCTGGCCGCCTACCGCCTGTTGGCCGCGCAGGAGGGCGTGTTCGTCGAGCCCGCCTCGGCCGCGTCCGTCGCCGGCCTGCTCAAGGCCGCCGAGCTCGGCCTGGTCGACCCGGGCCAGAAGATCGTGTGCACCGTCACGGGCAACGGTCTGAAGGACCCCGACTGGGCCGTCGCCGGCGCTCCGCAGCCGGTCACCGTGCCCGTGGACGCCGAGGCCGCCGCGAACCGTCTCGGCCTGGTCTGACGCGGTTCGTTCGTTGCCGGGTTCCGGCAGGCGCGGACAACCGTCCGCACGCCTTCGGAATCCGGCAACTCGCCCCGTACGGCACCAAAAGTCCACCAGAAGTCAAGGCAGGGCGGCGGAATCCACCGGGAGACGCCGACACGCATCGTGCGCCTCCTGTGCGCCCTATGTCGCGAGAGAACCTTCCTTCGATAGGCTGTACTTACATCCGCCACCGCGCACATGACCGCGGTGCTGCCCCGAGGGCCTTCGGGTGTCGTACGTTCTCCAGTACATTCGCAGCGAAGATCCCGCCCAGTCACCCGATCTCGCACAGTCACGAGGAGTGTCATCAACCGATGGCAGGTCCAGCGTTCCGCGCCGCCGCCGTACGGGTGCGCGTCCCCGCCAGCAGTGCCAACCTCGGCCCCGGCTTCGATGCCCTCGGCCTGGCCCTGGGGCTCTACGACGACGTGGTCGTCCGGGTGGCCGACTCCGGCCTGAACATCGACATCGCGGGCGAGGGCGCCGACACCCTGCCGCGGGACGAGAGCCACCTCCTCGTACGTTCCATGCGTACCGCCTTCGACCTGCTGGGCGGGCAGCCGCGCGGCCTTGAGGTCGTCTGCGCCAACCGCATCCCGCACGGCCGCGGCCTCGGCTCCTCCTCCGCCGCCATCTGCGCCGGAATCGTCGCCGCCCGTGCCGTGACCATAGGTGGCGAGGCCAAGCTCGACGACGCGGCGCTGCTGGAGCTCGCCACCGAGATCGAGGGCCACCCCGACAACGTCGCCGCCTGTCTGCTCGGCGGCTTCACCCTGGCGTGGATGGACGGCGGAAGCGCCAAGGCCATCAGGATGGAGCCCTCGGATTCCATCGTTCCGGTGGTCTTCGTCCCCTCCAAGCCCGTCCTCACCGAGACCGCGCGCGGCCTGCTGCCGCGCACCGTCCCGCACGTGGACGCGGCCGTCAACGCGGGTCGCGCGGCCCTGCTCGTCGAAGCCCTGACCAGGCGTCCCGAGCTGCTGCTCCCCGCGACCGAAGACCGGCTCCACCAGGAGTACCGGTCCCCGGCGATGCCCGAGAGCGTGGCACTCGTCAACCGGCTGCGGGCGGACGGCATCCCCGCGGTCATCTCCGGCGCGGGCCCCACGGTCCTCGCGCTGGCCGACAACGGTGCGGCCGACAAGGTCGCGCGGCTCGCGGGCGAGGGGTGGGCGGCCAACCGGCTGGCCCTCGACGCCGCGGGCGCGAGTGTCCTTCCGCTGGGCACCCAGGGCGGCTAGTCCGCCGGACGTGCTCTGAAAGCGGGCGGCCAGGGCAGGCCGCCCGCCCGGAAGGCGCGATTGCCGGTGATTGAGAGGGGGAATATCTTTTGGATCCGGTAGTGTTAATCTCAAGTGCGCATCCGAAGCCGCCATGGCTCGGTGCTCAGTGTCCCCATACGGGACCACCTTTCTTCCGGGAGCCTCCCCGACTGCTTTGATCGCTGCCAGCAGTTTCGAGCACGCTCCGGAATCGGCGTGACATTCCCACGCTTTCAGCTCGGGGGCTTCTCGCCGGAACCACCCATGCACGTTTCTCTCCGCCGTATCTCTTTCGGCGGACCACCGCCCCGGCACGGTCCACACACCTAGGACTGTTGTCGGACAGCACAACCGGTCGCCGAGCCAGACAGGCCGACGTCCGCTCCAGGGAAGGACCCTTCGTGAGCGACACCACCGATCTGATGGGCGCTGCCGACACCAACGTCGACACCAGTGCCCCCGCCGCGAGCGCCGCCCCCAAGCGTCGCCGCTCCGGCACCGGCCTCGAGGGCATGGTCCTGGCCGAGCTGCAGCAGGTCGCGTCGGGCCTCGGAATCAGGGGCACCGCGCGGATGCGCAAGAGCCAGCTGATCGAGGTCATCAAGGAGGCGCAGGCGGGTGGCGGCAGTGCCCCCAAGGCCGCCGCCTCCGCGGACACCGCCGAGGCCAAGCCGAAGCGCCGCGCCACCAGCAAGGCCCGTACGGGTGAGGTCGCCGCCGAGGCGCCCGCCGAGAAGACCGCCGCGCCGGCGCAGATCGAGATCCCCGGCCAGCCGGCCAGCGACGACGCCCCCGTCGGCGAGCGCCGCCGCCGTCGGGCCACGGCCCCCTCCGGCAGCCCGGAGTCCTCGGCCCCCGCCGCCGTGCAGGTCGAGCAGAAGACCGAGACCGTGCCGGCCGCCGCCGCGCCGGCCGAGACCAAGGCCGAGGCCGCCACCGCCGTCTCCGCCCCGCAGGGCCAGGAGGCCGGCGAGGGCCGCGGCCGCCGGGACCGCCGCGACCGCGGTGACCGTGCCGAGCGCGGCGACCGTCAGGGCCGCCGTGACCGCGGTGCCAAGGCCGACGACCAGGGCCAGGGTGCCCAGGGTCAGGGCGGCCAGGGCCAGGGCCAGGCCGGTCAGGGCCAGCAGCAGGGTGGCCAGGGTCAGGGCGGTCGTCAGGACCGTGCCGACCGTGCCGACCGCCAGCAGCAGGGCGGCCGTCAGGGCCAGCAGGGCCGTCAGGACCGCCAGGACAACGGCCCGCAGGACGACTTCGACGGCGAGGACGGCCGTCGCGGCCGTCGCGGCCGCTACCGCGACCGCCGAGGCCGTCGCGGGCGCGACGAGTTCGCCCCGAACGAGCCGCAGGTCGCCGACGACGACGTCCTGATCCCCGTCGCGGGCATCCTCGACATCCTCGACAACTACGCGTTCATCCGGACCTCGGGCTACCTGCCCGGCCCGAACGACGTGTACGTCTCCCTCGCCCAGGTCCGCAAGGCCGGTCTGCGCAAGGGCGACCACACCACCGGTGCCGTGCGCCAGCCCAAGGACGGCGAGCGCCGCGAGAAGTTCAACGCGCTCGTGCGCCTGGACTCGGTGAACGGCATGGCGCCCGAATCCGGCCGCGGCCGCCCGGAGTTCCAGAAGCTGACCCCGCTGTACCCCCAGGACCGGCTCCGTCTGGAGACCGACCCGGGCGTGCTGACGACCCGCATCATCGACCTCGTGTCGCCGATCGGCAAGGGCCAGCGAGGCCTGATCGTGGCCCCGCCGAAGACCGGCAAGACCATGATCATGCAGGCGATCGCCAACGCGATCACCACCAACAACCCCGAGTGCCACCTGATGGTCGTCCTGGTCGACGAGCGTCCGGAAGAGGTCACCGACATGCAGCGGTCGGTCAAGGGCGAGGTCATCTCCTCGACCTTCGACCGCCCGGCCGAGGACCACACCACCGTCGCCGAGCTGGCCATCGAGCGCGCCAAGCGTCTCGTCGAGCTGGGTCACGACGTGGTCGTCCTGCTGGACTCCATCACCCGCCTGGGCCGCGCGTACAACCTCGCGGCGCCCGCCTCCGGCCGCATCCTGTCCGGTGGTGTCGACTCGACCGCGCTGTACCCGCCGAAGCGCTTCTTCGGTGCCGCGCGCAACATCGAGGACGGCGGCTCGCTGACCATCCTGGCCACCGCGCTGGTCGACACCGGCTCGCGCATGGACGAGGTGATCTTCGAGGAGTTCAAGGGCACCGGCAACATGGAGCTCAAGCTCGACCGGAAGCTCGCCGACAAGCGCATCTTCCCGGCCGTCGACGTCGACCCGTCGGGCACCCGCAAGGAGGAGATCCTCCTCAACGCGGAGGAGCTCGCCATCGTCTGGAAGCTGCGCCGGGTGCTGCACGCGCTCGACTCGCAGCAGGCGATCGAGCTGCTGCTCGACAAGATGAAGCAGACGAAGTCGAACGCCGAGTTCCTGATGCAGATCGCGAAGACGACTCCGGCGGGCAAGAACGACGACTGATCCGTCGCCGCACCGCACCACCGAGACCGCCCCCACCGCAGCCGCGGCGGGGGCGGTCTCGCGTTTCCCGGACCCCTGCCCACAGCCCTGTCCGGATCCCTGCCCACACCTCCGTCCGGATCCCCGTCCGCACCCCCGCCCACGTGCGAGCTGTGACACATTCCGGGCCCGCGGCAGTCCTCGTACGCCCGCCCGCGCGGCCCCGGGAACCCGCAGGTGGACGGGGGGATCACGCGGTGCCACGGCCACGTGTGCGGCTCCTCGGCCCCGCCCGGCGGGGCGTCGGCCGGGTGGGGCCGTGGAACCCTGGAGGCTCTCAGGCCGTCTGTGTCTGCGGACAGCGGGGTGGAAAGAGGGCCGAACCGGCCGGGAACCCGGACTCAGGACTGAGGAGAGCATGAGCCAGGACACCACGGGCCAGGGGGGCCACCGCACCGCCGGACGGCGCCGGCGCAAACCGGCGGCGCGTCGCAGGGCACTGACCGTCGCCGCGTGGAGCGCGGCCGGTGTGGTCCTCGTCGGCGGGGCCGGGCTCGGGTACTTCTACTTCAAGTTCAACGGGAACCTGAAGACCGTCGACATCGACTCGGCGCTCGGCACCGACCGGCCGCAGAACGTGGACAACGGCTCGATGGACATCCTCGTCCTCGGCTCGGACTCCCGCGGCGGCGCCAACGCCGAGTACGGCAAGGACGACGGCGGCTCCGCCCGCTCCGACACCGCGATGATCATCCACCTGTACGAGGGGCACGAGAAGGCCAGCGTGGTCTCCATACCGCGCGACACGATGGTCAACCGTCCGTCCTGTCCCACCCCCGGCGGCAAGACCGATCCCGGCAGCACGCGGTCCATGTTCAACGAGTCGTTCACCATCGGCGGGGCCGCCTGCGCGGTCAAGACCGTCGAGAAGATGTCGGGGATCCGCATGGACCACTACATCGAGGTCGACTTCACCGGCTTCAAGAAGATCATCGACAAGCTCGGCGGCGTCGAGGTCACCACCACCAAGCCGATCAAGGACGGTGCCAGCCACCTCGACCTGGCGGCCGGCACCAACAAACTCAACGGAGAGCAGGCCCTCGGCCTCGTCCGCACCCGCAAGAGCGTCGGCGACGGCAGCGACCTGGGTCGAATACAGCTCCAGCAGGCCTTCATCAAGGCCCTGATCAAGCAGGTCAAGGGCATCGGGGTGTTCGACAACCCCAAGCGGCTGCTCGACGTCGCCGACACCGCCACCAAGGCGATCACCACCGACAAGTCCCTCGGCGACGTGAAATCCCTCATGGGCTTCGCCCAGGGCCTCCAGGGCATCGACGCC
This genomic window contains:
- a CDS encoding LCP family protein, producing MSQDTTGQGGHRTAGRRRRKPAARRRALTVAAWSAAGVVLVGGAGLGYFYFKFNGNLKTVDIDSALGTDRPQNVDNGSMDILVLGSDSRGGANAEYGKDDGGSARSDTAMIIHLYEGHEKASVVSIPRDTMVNRPSCPTPGGKTDPGSTRSMFNESFTIGGAACAVKTVEKMSGIRMDHYIEVDFTGFKKIIDKLGGVEVTTTKPIKDGASHLDLAAGTNKLNGEQALGLVRTRKSVGDGSDLGRIQLQQAFIKALIKQVKGIGVFDNPKRLLDVADTATKAITTDKSLGDVKSLMGFAQGLQGIDAQDMQMITLPVAGDPRDVNRVVPLTKESKMVWDSLLADKPIPAEATENSAGDKGTAGSIVQ
- a CDS encoding homoserine dehydrogenase, producing MRTRPLKVALLGCGVVGSEVARIMTTHADDLTQRIGAPVELAGVAVRRPSKVREGIDPALITTDATALLKRGDIDIAIEVIGGIEPARTLITTAFENGISVVSANKALLAQDGAALHAAAEAKGLDLYYEAAVAGAIPLVRPMRESLAGDKINRVMGIVNGTTNFILDKMDSTGAGYQEALDEATALGYAEADPTADVEGYDAAAKAAILAGIAFHTRVRLDDVYREGMTEVSAADFASAKRMGCTIKLLAILERAADGESVTARVHPAMIPLTHPLASVREAYNAVFVEAEAAGRLMFYGPGAGGSPTASAVLGDLVAVCRNKLAEATGPGESAYTQLPVSPMGDVVTRYHISLDVADKPGVLAQVATTFAEHGVSIDTVRQQGKDGEASLVVVTHRAPDAALSGTVDALRKLDTVRGVASIMRVEGE
- the thrC gene encoding threonine synthase, which produces MSSNRTHQWRGIIEEYRDRLPVTDTTPVVTLREGGTPLVPAQVLSERTGCEVHLKVEGANPTGSFKDRGMTMAITKAKEDGAKAVICASTGNTSASAAAYAVRAGMVCAVLVPRGKIALGKMGQALVHGAKILQVDGNFDDCLDLARALSDNYPVALVNSVNPVRIEGQKTAAFEIVDALGDAPDIHVLPVGNAGNITAYWKGFKEYKADGLASRTPRVWGFQASGSAPIVRGEVVKEPHTIATAIRIGNPASWDYALAARDESGGFIDEVTDRQILAAYRLLAAQEGVFVEPASAASVAGLLKAAELGLVDPGQKIVCTVTGNGLKDPDWAVAGAPQPVTVPVDAEAAANRLGLV
- the thrB gene encoding homoserine kinase; this translates as MAGPAFRAAAVRVRVPASSANLGPGFDALGLALGLYDDVVVRVADSGLNIDIAGEGADTLPRDESHLLVRSMRTAFDLLGGQPRGLEVVCANRIPHGRGLGSSSAAICAGIVAARAVTIGGEAKLDDAALLELATEIEGHPDNVAACLLGGFTLAWMDGGSAKAIRMEPSDSIVPVVFVPSKPVLTETARGLLPRTVPHVDAAVNAGRAALLVEALTRRPELLLPATEDRLHQEYRSPAMPESVALVNRLRADGIPAVISGAGPTVLALADNGAADKVARLAGEGWAANRLALDAAGASVLPLGTQGG
- the rho gene encoding transcription termination factor Rho codes for the protein MSDTTDLMGAADTNVDTSAPAASAAPKRRRSGTGLEGMVLAELQQVASGLGIRGTARMRKSQLIEVIKEAQAGGGSAPKAAASADTAEAKPKRRATSKARTGEVAAEAPAEKTAAPAQIEIPGQPASDDAPVGERRRRRATAPSGSPESSAPAAVQVEQKTETVPAAAAPAETKAEAATAVSAPQGQEAGEGRGRRDRRDRGDRAERGDRQGRRDRGAKADDQGQGAQGQGGQGQGQAGQGQQQGGQGQGGRQDRADRADRQQQGGRQGQQGRQDRQDNGPQDDFDGEDGRRGRRGRYRDRRGRRGRDEFAPNEPQVADDDVLIPVAGILDILDNYAFIRTSGYLPGPNDVYVSLAQVRKAGLRKGDHTTGAVRQPKDGERREKFNALVRLDSVNGMAPESGRGRPEFQKLTPLYPQDRLRLETDPGVLTTRIIDLVSPIGKGQRGLIVAPPKTGKTMIMQAIANAITTNNPECHLMVVLVDERPEEVTDMQRSVKGEVISSTFDRPAEDHTTVAELAIERAKRLVELGHDVVVLLDSITRLGRAYNLAAPASGRILSGGVDSTALYPPKRFFGAARNIEDGGSLTILATALVDTGSRMDEVIFEEFKGTGNMELKLDRKLADKRIFPAVDVDPSGTRKEEILLNAEELAIVWKLRRVLHALDSQQAIELLLDKMKQTKSNAEFLMQIAKTTPAGKNDD